TCTCGCTCGTCGGCAAGGCCCGCGCGGCGGGGCTGCTCGACGTCCGGGTGCACGACCTGCGCGCCTGGGCGCACGACCGGCACCACACCGTCGACGACACCCCCTACGGCGGCGGCCCCGGCATGGTGATGAAGCCCGAGCCGTGGGGCGAGGCGCTGGACGCCGTGCTCGCCTCCGGCCCCGAGCCGCGGGGCCGCCCGCCCGTGCTCGTCGTTCCGACCCCGAGCGGGCGGCCGTTCACGCAGGAGGTCGCGCACGAACTGGCGGCCGAGCCCTGGCTGATCTTCACTCCGGCCCGGTACGAGGGCATCGACCGGCGGGTCGTCGAGCACTACGGGGCACGCCTTGAGGTGCGCGAGCTGTCCATCGGCGACTACGTGCTCGCCGGTGGCGAGGCCCCCGTGCTCGTCATGGTCGAGGCCGTCGCGCGCCTGCTGCCCGGGGTGCTCGGCAACGCGCAGTCGCACCGGGACGACTCCTTCGCGCCCGGTCCGATGGCCGGCCTCCTGGAGGGCCCCGTCTACACCAAGCCGCCCGAGTGGCGCGGGCGCGGGGTTCCCGAGGTGCTGGTCAGCGGCCATCACGGCCGGATCGCGCGGTGGCGCCGCGACGAGGCGCTGCGCAGGACCAGCGAAACCCGGCCCGACCTGGTCGAGGGGGCCGACCCCGCGGCGTTCGACAAGCACGACCGCGCGACCCTGTCCGCCCTCGGCTGGCGGCAGGGACCGGACGGCCGATTTGGGCGCCCGTCGGCGGACGTGGAAGAATAGGCCGCTGGCCCTGCCCGCATCCGGCGCGCGACCCTGCCACAGGGGGACCGCCGCCCGTCGGCGCGGCTGGGCGCACCCAATCCACCAGCACGATCGTTTCCGCTGATGACCTGTGGCATCGGCGAGGAAAGCAGCAGGCCATGAACCTCCTGGACAACGTCGATTCCGCGTCCCTGCGGGACGACATCCCGGCCTTCCGCCCGGGTGACACCGTCAACGTGCACGTGCGCGTCATCGAGGGCAACCGGTCCCGCGTGCAGCAGTTCAAGGGCGTCGTGATCCGCCGCCAGGGCTCCGGCGTCCGGGAGACCTTCACCGTGCGCAAGGTCAGCTTCGGCGTCGGTGTCGAGCGGACCTTCCCCGTGCACACCCCGGTCGTGGAGAAGATCGAGCTCGTGACCCGCGGCGCCGTCCGCCGCGCCAAGCTCTACTACCTGCGCAACCTGCGCGGCAAGGCCGCCAAGATCAAGGAGAAGCGGGAGAACTGACCCGCCCGCGCCGCCGGTTACGATCGCGGCGTGACCGATTCCGACGCGCAGCCCCCGGAGCGCGACCGCCCCGCCGGACCGGTGAAGGTCTGGCTTCGGTGGTCGCGCTCCGTGCGTCTGTGGGTGGTGGTGGCGCTGAGCACGCTGGTGCTCTCGGTGCTCACCAGCACGTTCGTGATGCAGCCGTTCCTCATTCCCAGCGGCTCGATGGAGGCCACGCTCCAGGTCGGGGACCGGGTCATCGTGAACAAGCTCGCCTACCGCTTCGGTGGCGAGATCAGGCGCGGGGACGTCATCGTGTTCGACGGCACGGGATCGTTCGTGGCCGGGGATTCGGACCCCGGCCTGTTCGGCCGCCTGCTGCGCGGGGCCGGCGGAGCGGTCGGGCTGGCCACGGGATCGGAGACCGACTACGTGAAGCGCGTCATCGGGGTCGGCGGGGACCGGGTGCGGTGCTGTGACGAGCGGGGCCGCGTCGAGGTCAACGGCGAGCCCCTGGCGGAGCCGTACCTGTACCCGGGGGACGAGCCCTCGCGGGTCGAGTTCGACATCGAGGTCCCCGAGGGGCGCCTGTGGGTGATGGGCGACCACCGTTCCGACTCGGCGGACTCCCGGGAGTACCTGGGGGCCCCGGGCGGCGGCACCGTGCCCGTCGACAAGGTGATCGGCCGTGTCGAGCTGATCGGCTGGCCGGTCGACCGATGGGGATGGCTGCGGTCGGCCCATGGGTGAACGGGGAAAGCCCAGGCCGGGCCGACGGTGGAGTGCCGGGGCCGGCGCCGCGGCCGACCGGTCGGCGGCGCGGTCGACCGCGGGCGACGAGGCGCGCCCCACGCTGCGCGGGCCGGGGGAGGGGCGCGCGGACCGGCGCCGGGCCGCCAAGCGCATCAAACGCCGCAAGCGGCTGCGGGCCACGCGGGAGATACCCATACTCGTCGGCACCGCGCTGATCATCGCGCTGGCGCTCAAGACGTTCCTGGTGCAGGCGTTCGTCATCCCTTCCGGTTCCATGGAACAGACGATCCAGGTGGACGACCGGGTACTTGTCGACAAACTGACGCCCTGGTTCGGCTGGGAGCCCTCCCGGGGCGACGTCGTCGTCTTCGCGGACCCGGGCGGCTGGCTGGAGCCGGGGGCGGTCGCGCAGGAGGAGGGCGGGCAGGCGCCGTTCGGGATACGGCACGTCCAGCAGGCGCTCGCGTGGGTCGGGCTGCTGCCGAGCGAGGACGACCAGGACCTGATCAAGCGCGTCATCGCCGTCGGCGGTGACACCGTGGTCTGCTGCGACGAGCGCGGGCGGGTCACCGTCAACGGCACCGGGCTCGACGAGCCGTACCTCTACCCGGGGAACGAGCCCTCGCGGATCGAGTTCGAGGTGACCGTGCCGGACGGGCGGCTGTTCGTCATGGGCGACCACCGTGCGAATTCGGCCGACTCCCGGTATCACCTGGATGACGAAGGGCAAGGTACCGTACCGGTGGACTCAGTCGTCGGCCGAGCGGTCGTGATCGCCTGGCCGCTCGGACGCTGGCAGCACCTGGGCGGCACGGAGGCGTTCGCGGATGTGCCCGATGCCGCCGCCGGCGCGGTCGACGCACGGGCCACCGGAGGCGAGAATGCCATCGGTCCCGGCAATCAAATAGCGCGACTCCCGATCCCTGCGGAACTCCCGCTCGTTATGGGAGTGGTGGGCCTGCTCCGGACGTCGGGCAGGCCGGAGCGGAGCGTGAGGAGCGAATGTGGGGGATGTAGCGGTGGATGCGCGATCCGGCTCGGACGACGACCCGGAGAACCGCCCGCAGCCACCGGGGGCCACCCCCTCCGGCGGCGACTCCCCCGGTGCGGCGCCCGGCGCGCCCGGCTCCGGCTCGGATCCCGGCTCCGCCCCGGGCGAGGACGTGCCCGAGACCCAGGAGAGCCGTAGGGAGCGGCGCAAGCGTGCCGCGAAGCAGCGCTCGTTCTGGAAGGAGCTGCCGATCCTGATCGGCATCGCCATCGTCCTGGCGCTGTTGATCAAGACGTTCCTGGTGCAGGCGTTCTCCATCCCGTCGAACTCCATGCAGAACACGCTCCAGCAGGGCGACCGGGTGCTGGTGGACAAGCTGACGCCGTGGTTCGGCGCCGAGCCCGAGCGCGGCGAGGTCGTCGTGTTCCACGACCCGGGCGGCTGGCTCGGCGACAGCCCCGAGAGCGAGGGCGGCCTCGGCACGGCCGTGCAGAACGCGCTGAGCTGGATCGGCCTGATGCCCTCGGCCGAGGACCAGGACCTGATCAAGCGCGTCATCGCGATCGGCGGCGACGAGGTCGCCTGCGCGGAGAACGGCCTGGTCACGGTGAACGGCGAGACGCTGGACGAGAGCGACTACCTCTTCCCGGGCAACACCCCGTGCGGCGACCGGCCGTTCGGCCCGATCACCATCCCGGACGGCGAGCTGTGGGTGATGGGCGACCACCGGCAGGACTCGCTCGACTCCCGCTTCCACCAGAACCTCTCGGGCGGCACCGTGCCCGTGAGCGAGGTGGTCGGCCGCGCCGTCGTGATCGCCTGGCCCGTGGGCCGGTGGAGCACGCTGCCGGTGCCCGACGGCTACGGAGCCGTCGGCGACGCGGCTGCCGCCGCGCTGTCGCCGGCGGCGCTCGGCGTGGCGGGGGCGCTGCCGCTCGTGCTGTGGCGCCGGCGCAGGCTGCTCGACCGGGCGGTCGCCGCCGCGGCGGACCAGGGGCCGCGGGCCGCCGGTCCGGCCGCGCCGGAGCCGGAAGGCGAGCGGGAGTCCGGCGCGGAACGCCGGGGCTGACTCCCCCCGCGCCCGCCGTCCGGATAGGGTCGGCCTTCCGGGCAGCGAGCGGGAGGGGGCCTCCATGGGCACAGTCGCGGGCCGCGGTGGGCGGGCCGGCCGGGTGCTCTCCGGCCTCGCCGTGGGCGTCGGGTGCGTGCTGCTGCTGGGCGGCTTCGTCCTGGCGGCCGTGCTGTACCAGCCGTACACGGTGCCGACCGGTTCGATGGCTCCCTCGGTCGCGTCGGGCGACCGCGTGCTCGCGGAGCGCATCGACGGCGGCGACGTCAGGCGCGGTGACGTCGTGGTGTTCCGCGACGCGGCCTGGGGCGAGGCGCTGATGCTCAAGCGCGTCGTCGGCGTGGGCGGGGACACCGTCGCCTGCTGCGCCGAGGACGGGCTGCTCACGGTGAACGGCACTCCGGTCGAGGAGCCGTACCTGGACGAGGAGTACGCCGCCGCGCCCGTGCGCTTCGAGGCGGCGGTGCCCGAGGGGGAGCTGTTCCTGCTCGGGGACGACCGGACGGATTCGCTCGACTCGCGGAGCCTGCTCGACGAGGCGGGTGCGGGAACGGTTCCGCGCGACGCGGTCTCCGGGCGGGTCGAGGCCACGGTCTGGCCGCCGGATCGTTTCGGCTTGCTCGCGGCGCCCGGGGGCTTCGGGGACCTGCCGGGCGGAGCGTCGGGCTCCGGGCCGCTGCGGCCGATTTTCTGGGCGACCACGAGCGGTGCGCTGCTCATCGTCGTCGGCGCGGTCCTGGGGCGTTCGGCCCGGCGCCGGGCTGGGACCGCACCGCCACGGCGTGCTGACGCCGCCGGTGACGCACAATGAGGGAACGCACGGCTGAAGGGGATCACGCCATGAGTGCCGAAGACCTCGAAAAGTACGAGACCGAGATGGAGCTGAAGCTCTACCGGGAGTACCGCGACGTGGTCGGGCTATTCACGTATGTGATCGAGACGGAGCGGCGTTTCTACCTCACGAACGATTACGAGATGCAGGTGCACTCGGTGCAGGGTGAGGTGTTCTTCGAGGTCTCCATGGCCGATGCGTGGGTGTGGGACATGTACAGGCCCGCGCGTTTCGTCAAGCAGGTGCGCGTGCTGACGTTCAAGGACGTGAACATCGAGGAGCTGAACCGCAGCGAACTCGACCTGCCCGAGGACTCCGGGTTCGGCGGCGGCGAGCGGAACGACTGACCTGGGAGTTCACCCGAACGGGGGACGGGGTTGTCCACAGGCGCGGACGTGTCCACAGATCGCGGCGCGGGCCGTTCCGGCGGCGCCGGGTGCGGCACTCTGCCCGCATGACGGTCATCGGTGCGTTCCTTTCCGTGATCCTGCTGGTCGCCTCCGCCGCACCTCGGCTGCCGGCGGACGCCCCGGGCCCCGGCCGGGCGGCCCCCGCGGCCCACTGGCCGGTGCCGGGCGCCGACGGTGCGGCGCGCCCGCTGATCGGCCGCTTCTGGGAGCCGCCGCCGCGGCCCTGGGCCGCGGGACACCGCGGGGTCGACCTCGTGACGGTGCCGGGGGCGCCCGTGCGCGCGGCGGCCGACGGCACGGTCGCCTTCGCCGGGCGGGTCGCCGGACGCGGCGTGCTCACCATCGAGCTGACCGCGGGCCCTGGCGTTCCCGACGGCCTGCGCCTCACCTACGAGCCGGTTCTCGCGACGGTCGCGGTGGGGGACCGGGTCGCGGCGGGCGCGCGGGTCGGCACGCTGGCGGCCGGGCCGTTCCACTGCGCCGGCCCCTGCCTGCACTGGGGGCTGCTGCGCGGGAAGGCCTATCTCGATCCGCTCTCCCTGCTGCCGCGTCCGCTACGCGGGCCCTCCAGGCTGCTGCCCGTCGAGGGTGTCCTGCTGCCGGAGGAGCGGTCCCGCCACCCCGTCGAGCGCGAAGCGCACCGCGTCCGCCGTGAGCCGGTCGACCGGCGGCGGCGAGGGCGAGGCCGCGCAGTGGACCGCGGCGTCGACCACGCCCTGGAGCAGGGCCGCCGTCACGCGCGGCTCGGCGTGGCCCAGGTCGGCCAGGACCGCGACGACCATGTCCATCAGGCCGGCGTGCGCCGCCCTGATCCGCTCCCACGCGGCGTCGGGTGGCAGACCGGCCGCCGCGGCGGCCTCCCGGTCGCCGGCGGCCAGGGCCATCAGAGCCCGGTGGTGGCTGTCCGTGGCGAGCGCGAGCTGCCGCCCCACATACGCCGCGATCTTGTCCCGAGGACTGCCGGCCACGGTCATCGCGGCCTCGATCTCGGCGGCCCACAAGGGCAGGTCGACCGCGCACAGCTCCTCCACCAGGGCGGCGCGGGACGGGAAGTACTCGTACACCGAGGACCTGGCGAGTCCGGTGCGCCGGGCGAGGGCCGGGAAGGTCATCGCCTCGACGCCGCCTTCGGCCAGCAGGGCTCTGGCGGCGTCGAGCAGGGCGCCGCGCTGCATTCTGCGGTGCTCGGCCACCGTGGCCGCTCGGATCCTGGGCACCTCCTCACTCTAAGGGCTGTCCGTGGTCCCCGGCAGAACAGCGCACGGCGTCCGACGCGGCGCCGCGCCGGACGCAGGCAGGGCGGCCGTGCCCTCGGGCCGCCGGGCCGGGGTGCGTGCCGGGCGTCGCGACGGGGCAGGGGAACGCGCGTGCGCCGCTTCGGCGTTCACCCTCTGAGGTCGGCGAGCTTGGCGCGCAGTTGGAGCACGGACTTGGTGTGGATCTGGCTCACCCTGCTCTCCGTCACGCCCAGCACCTCGCCGATCTCCGCGAGGGTCAGTCCCTCGTAGTAGTAGAGGGTGACCACGGTCTTCTCCCGTTCCGGCAGGGTGTTCACGGCGCGGGCGAGCAGTCGGCGCAGCTCGCGGTCCTCGGCCACCTCGACCGGATCGTCCGCCGCGGTGTCCTCCAGCGTGTCCATCAGGCTCAGCCGGTCGCCGCCCTCCGGCCCCGAGTGCAGCAGCTCCTCCAGGGCCACGACGTTGGCCAGCGACAACTGGCCGAAGACGGCGTGCAGTTCCTCCAGTGAGATCTCCATCTCGGCCGCCACCTCGGGCTCCGACGGCGTGCGCCGCAGGGACGCCTCCAGCGTGGCGTAGGCCCGTTCGATGGCGCGGGCCTTCTGCCGCACCGACCGGGGAATCCAGTCCAGTGCCCGCAGTTCGTCGATCATCGCGCCGCGGATACGGGTGATGGCGTACGTCTCGAACTTGATCGACCGCTCCGGGTCGAACTTCTCGATGGCGTCGATGAGCCCGAACACCCCGGAGGAGACGAAGTCCGCCTGCTCCACGTTCGACGGCAGGCCCACGCTGACCCGGCCGGCCACGTACTTGACCAGCGGGCTGTAGTGCAGGATCAGCTGCTCCCTGAGCCGCTCGTCGCCGGTGGCCTTGTACGAGCGCCACAGCTCGGCGAGCGCGGTGGGGGCGGCGGGGGTCGTGGCGCCGTCCGCCGCGGCCCGTGCTGCCGGAGCCGCGTGCTTGGGCCCCAGGAAGTGCTGTGGCATGCGTTGTCTTGAGCCGTTCTTCGGTGGTGCGTGCGGGGGGTGCCGGCCGAGGGCGGCGAAAACCCTGTGAGCGTAGCGTGACTGCGGGGTCGCTTTGCGCACGTGACGTTCCCGGAGGTATGCGCAGATACGTTCCGCTGGCCGCACCGTGGGGTTATGGCCCCGCCCCCGCGCGGATCGCGGGGCCGTCCGCGTGTCGGGGGCCGCCCCGGCACAACTGCCAGCGGTCGGCCACGCGTTCGACGAAACCGAGGGAGTGCAGCTCCTTCAGCCTGGCCTCGGCCGCCCCCGGGCTGGTGCAGGCGCTCGCGGCCACCTGCTCGACCGTCGCGGGACGTGTCGCGGGCAGCGCGTCGAGCACCAGCCCGGTGGGTGGCGCCAGCAAATCCCGCGGCACGGCAGGACCGGTGTCCTCGGAGGCCAGCTCCCCCATGTCGCCCACGAGTTCGACGATGTCGGCGGCATCGCGGACGAGCGTCGCCTCGCCCCTGATCAGGCGGTGCGCCCCGGCGGAAAGACCCGAGGTGACCGGCCCCGGCACCGCCATCAGGTGCCGGCCGAGCCGGCGGGCGTGCCGCGCGGTGATCAGCGAGCCGCTGCGCCCGGCCGCCTCCACCACGACCGTGCCCCGGGTGAGCGCGGCGATCACCCGGTTCCGCTGGACGAAGCGCCCCCGCGTCGGCTGCGCACCCGGCGCCAGCTCCGCCACCAGCAGTCCCGAACGCGCGATCCGGCCGATCAGCTCCCGGTGCGCGGCCGGATAGCCGACGTCCACGCCGCAGGCCAGCACCGCGACCGTCGAGCCGCCCACCGCGAGCGCCCCGCGGTGCGCCGCCCCGTCCACGCCGTGCGCGGCACCTGAGACCACCGTCCAGCCGCGCTCGGCCAGCGCCGTCGCCAGGTCGGCGGCGACGTACGCCCCGTAGTCCGTGCAGGCCCGCGAGCCCACGAGCGCGACCGAGCGCAACGCGACGAACCGCAGGGAGCACGGCCCGCGCACCCACAGGCCGATCGGGCGGCCGGGTCCCAGGTCGTCGAGCTGACTCGGCCACTCCCGGTCGCCCGGGCACAGGAAGCGGCCACCGAGCGCGGCGATCCGTTCGAGATCGGCCGCCGGGCGGGTGTGCGCGGCTCGCAGCCGCATCCCGGCCCAGCGCTCGGCGCCGGTGCGCGCCGGCGGCTGCCCGCCGTCCCGCAGCGACTCCCACGCCCGCACGGGCCCCACCTCGGCGAGCCAGCGCCCCACGCGTTCGTCGCCCGGTTCCGTGATGCGCGCGAGCGCGGCCCTGGCCAGCCGGTCCCGCGCGTCGGGCCCGCTCACGGCAGGGATCCCGCGACGCCCGCGCCCCGGCGCACGCCGGTCCGCAGTTCGAGTGCGGCGTCGACGTCCTCGGCGGTGGGCCGGCCGCGCCCCGCGAGGTCCGCCACCGTCCACGCCACGCGCAGCACCCGGTCGAGGCCCCTGGCGGTCAGCAGACCGCGCTCCAGGTCGCGCTCCGCGCGCGCCAGCGCGCCGGGCCCCGGCGCCCACCTGGTGCGCAGCTCGTGCCCCGGCACCTCGCCGTTGGCGCGCCAGCCCGTGTCCGCGTAGCGGGCCCCGGCCCGCTCGCGGGCCGCCCGCACCCGTTCCGCCACGACCGCGGTGGACTCGCCGGGCACCCGCGCGGTCAGCTCGGCCCGGCTCACCGGCTCCACCCGCACCCGCAGGTCGACGCGGTCGAGCAGCGGCCCCGACAGCCTGGCCCGGTAACGCGTGACGGCGCTCGGCGGGCACAGGCAGGGCTCGCCGGCCGAGCCGTGCCTGCCGCACGGGCACGGATTGGTGGCCAGGACCAGGAGCACCCGCGCGGGCATCCGCACCGCGCCGGCCGCCCTGGCCACCACGACGTACCCGGACTCCAGCGGCTGGCGCAGCGCGTCGAGCACCCGGCCGCTCATCTCGGCCGCCTCGTCGAGGAAGAGGACCCCGTGGTGGGCCAGGGACACCGCGCCGGGGCGGGGCACGCCGCTGCCGCCGCCGACGAGCGCCGCCATCGACGTGGAGTGGTGCGGGGCGCAGTAGGGCGCCCGGTCGATCAGCGCGCGGCCGGGCGGCAGGAGTCCGCCCACCGAGTGCACGGCGGTCACTTCGAGCGACTCCCGCCTGCTCAGCGGCGGCAGCAGTCCGGGAAGCCGCTCGGCGAGCATCGTCTTGCCGGCCCCTGGCGCGCCCTGGAGCAGCAGGTGGTGCCGTCCCGCGGCGGCCACTTCGAGGGCGCGCCGCGGCGTCCGCTGCCCCGAGACGTCGGCCAGGTCGGGCGCCGGCCCCGCGGGCACGCCCCCGAGGACGAGGCCGAGCGGCTCGCGCGGGCCGGCTCCTGCCCCGGCGGGGCCCGCGCCCCTGCCGTCCGGCGGTGGCTCCTCTGGCACCGGTTCGCCGCGCAGTACCGCGATCAGCTGGCGCAGGCTGCGCACGCCGAGCACGGCGACGTCCGGCACGAGCGCGGCCTCGCCCGCGGCCTGCTCGGGCACCACGACCTGCCGGCAGCCCGCCCCGGCCGCCGCGAGCACCGCGGGCAGCACGCCGCGCACGGTCCTGACCCGGCCGTCGAGCGCCAGCTCGCCGATCATCATCACGTCCGCGATCGCCCCGGGATCGATCTGCTCCGCCGCGGCGAGGACGCTGCACGCGACCGCCAGGTCGAAGCCGCTGCCGCACTTGGGCACCGCGGCCGGGCTGAGGCCGACGGTCAGCTTCTTCTGCGGCCAGGGGGAACCGGAGTTGGTGATGGCCGCGCGGACGCGGTCCCGGCTCTCGCTCAGCGACTTGTCCGCGAGCCCGACGAGGGAGAACGCGGCCACTCCGGGCTCCAGGTCGGCCTGGACCTCGACCACCACGCCCTCCACGCCCGTCAGGGCCACCGCGCAGGTCCGCGCGCAGGCCATCACGCCACCCCCCGCGCGTGCTCGACCACGGGCGCCCCGCGCGGGGGCAGCAGCACGCCGATCAGGTCGATGCGCAGGCCGCCGGGCGGCGGCTGCTCGAACACCGTGAGCCACCGCTCGCTCAGCCACCAGTGCGCGAGACGGCGCAGCCGGTCGGCCTTGGCCGGGGTCAGCGCCGCCATCGGGTGCTGGAACCCGCCGCCGCGCCGCGTCTTCACCTCGCAGATCACCACGGCGGCGCCGCCGTCGGCCGTCCGGTCCTGCGCGACGATGTCGATCTCCCCAGCGCGGCAGCGCCAGTTCCGATCGAGGACCGTCATCCCCGTGTCCCGCAGCCGCCGGACGGCCACGTCCTCCCCGAAGCGCCCGAGCGCCCCTCGCCGGTTCATCCGCCTCACCTCCGGTTCCGAAGGTGGGGCAGCCGCGCCCAAGAAGTGGATCTTGGTGGACAACTCGGCGCCTGTGGACAACCTCGTCACCCCATCGGGCGAGGTGGTGACCTGTCGCCCGGGCCTGTTCCGGTCCCGTACACTGCTCGTGGCGATCCGGAGACACGGATCGACCTCGCATGCCCCGCCACCTCGGCGCCCGGTCCTTTCGCGGCGCCTCGGTGGCCGCGTCTCTCGGTCCGCGGATCGGCCCCCTGCCGGGGACTCCCGCGGCGCAGCGCGCCGGGGCGTCAGGTGCGCCGCCCGGCCGGACGGCGCAGACAACCGAGCATCCACAAGGAGAACGGCCATGGCCGTCGTCACGATGCGGGAGCTGCTGGAGAGCGGCGTCCACTTCGGGCACCAGACCCGCCGCTGGAACCCGAAGATGAAGCGTTTCATCTTCACCGAGCGCAACGGCATCTACATCATCGACCTGCTCCAGTCGCTGTCGTACATCGACCGCGCCTACGAGTTCGTCAAGGAGACGGTCGCCCACGGCGGCACCGTCATGTTCGTCGGCACGAAGAAGCAGGCCCAGCAGGCCATCGCCGAGCAGGCGGCCCGGGTCGGCATGCCGTACGTCAACCAGCGCTGGCTGGGCGGCATGCTCACCAACTTCTCGACCGTGCACAAGCGGCTCCAGCGCCTGAAGGAGCTGGAGCAGATCGACTTCGACGACGTGGCGGCCTCCGGCCTCACGAAGAAGGAGCTGCTGGTCCTCTCCCGCGAGAAGGCGAAGCTGGAGAAGACGCTGGGCGGCATCCGCGACATGCAGAAGGTGCCCAGCGCCGTCTGGATCGTCGACACCAAGAAGGAGCACATCGCCGTCGGCGAGGCCCGCAAGCTGAACATTCCGGTCGTCGCGATCCTCGACACCAACTGCGACCCCGACGAGGTCGACTACAAGATCCCGGGCAACGACGACGCGATCCGCTCCGTCACGCTCCTCACCCGCGTGATCGCCGACGGCGTCGCGGAGGGCCTGATGGCCAGGTCGGGTGCCGCGGAGGCCAAGGGCGGCG
Above is a genomic segment from Streptomyces marincola containing:
- the trmD gene encoding tRNA (guanosine(37)-N1)-methyltransferase TrmD, translated to MRLDIVTIFPEYLDPLGVSLVGKARAAGLLDVRVHDLRAWAHDRHHTVDDTPYGGGPGMVMKPEPWGEALDAVLASGPEPRGRPPVLVVPTPSGRPFTQEVAHELAAEPWLIFTPARYEGIDRRVVEHYGARLEVRELSIGDYVLAGGEAPVLVMVEAVARLLPGVLGNAQSHRDDSFAPGPMAGLLEGPVYTKPPEWRGRGVPEVLVSGHHGRIARWRRDEALRRTSETRPDLVEGADPAAFDKHDRATLSALGWRQGPDGRFGRPSADVEE
- the rplS gene encoding 50S ribosomal protein L19, with translation MNLLDNVDSASLRDDIPAFRPGDTVNVHVRVIEGNRSRVQQFKGVVIRRQGSGVRETFTVRKVSFGVGVERTFPVHTPVVEKIELVTRGAVRRAKLYYLRNLRGKAAKIKEKREN
- the lepB gene encoding signal peptidase I — its product is MTDSDAQPPERDRPAGPVKVWLRWSRSVRLWVVVALSTLVLSVLTSTFVMQPFLIPSGSMEATLQVGDRVIVNKLAYRFGGEIRRGDVIVFDGTGSFVAGDSDPGLFGRLLRGAGGAVGLATGSETDYVKRVIGVGGDRVRCCDERGRVEVNGEPLAEPYLYPGDEPSRVEFDIEVPEGRLWVMGDHRSDSADSREYLGAPGGGTVPVDKVIGRVELIGWPVDRWGWLRSAHG
- the lepB gene encoding signal peptidase I, which gives rise to MGERGKPRPGRRWSAGAGAAADRSAARSTAGDEARPTLRGPGEGRADRRRAAKRIKRRKRLRATREIPILVGTALIIALALKTFLVQAFVIPSGSMEQTIQVDDRVLVDKLTPWFGWEPSRGDVVVFADPGGWLEPGAVAQEEGGQAPFGIRHVQQALAWVGLLPSEDDQDLIKRVIAVGGDTVVCCDERGRVTVNGTGLDEPYLYPGNEPSRIEFEVTVPDGRLFVMGDHRANSADSRYHLDDEGQGTVPVDSVVGRAVVIAWPLGRWQHLGGTEAFADVPDAAAGAVDARATGGENAIGPGNQIARLPIPAELPLVMGVVGLLRTSGRPERSVRSECGGCSGGCAIRLGRRPGEPPAATGGHPLRRRLPRCGARRARLRLGSRLRPGRGRARDPGEP
- the lepB gene encoding signal peptidase I; the encoded protein is MPETQESRRERRKRAAKQRSFWKELPILIGIAIVLALLIKTFLVQAFSIPSNSMQNTLQQGDRVLVDKLTPWFGAEPERGEVVVFHDPGGWLGDSPESEGGLGTAVQNALSWIGLMPSAEDQDLIKRVIAIGGDEVACAENGLVTVNGETLDESDYLFPGNTPCGDRPFGPITIPDGELWVMGDHRQDSLDSRFHQNLSGGTVPVSEVVGRAVVIAWPVGRWSTLPVPDGYGAVGDAAAAALSPAALGVAGALPLVLWRRRRLLDRAVAAAADQGPRAAGPAAPEPEGERESGAERRG
- the lepB gene encoding signal peptidase I; this translates as MGTVAGRGGRAGRVLSGLAVGVGCVLLLGGFVLAAVLYQPYTVPTGSMAPSVASGDRVLAERIDGGDVRRGDVVVFRDAAWGEALMLKRVVGVGGDTVACCAEDGLLTVNGTPVEEPYLDEEYAAAPVRFEAAVPEGELFLLGDDRTDSLDSRSLLDEAGAGTVPRDAVSGRVEATVWPPDRFGLLAAPGGFGDLPGGASGSGPLRPIFWATTSGALLIVVGAVLGRSARRRAGTAPPRRADAAGDAQ
- a CDS encoding DUF2469 domain-containing protein, which encodes MSAEDLEKYETEMELKLYREYRDVVGLFTYVIETERRFYLTNDYEMQVHSVQGEVFFEVSMADAWVWDMYRPARFVKQVRVLTFKDVNIEELNRSELDLPEDSGFGGGERND
- a CDS encoding TetR/AcrR family transcriptional regulator is translated as MAEHRRMQRGALLDAARALLAEGGVEAMTFPALARRTGLARSSVYEYFPSRAALVEELCAVDLPLWAAEIEAAMTVAGSPRDKIAAYVGRQLALATDSHHRALMALAAGDREAAAAAGLPPDAAWERIRAAHAGLMDMVVAVLADLGHAEPRVTAALLQGVVDAAVHCAASPSPPPVDRLTADAVRFALDGVAGPLLRQQDTLDGQQPGGPA
- the whiG gene encoding RNA polymerase sigma factor WhiG gives rise to the protein MPQHFLGPKHAAPAARAAADGATTPAAPTALAELWRSYKATGDERLREQLILHYSPLVKYVAGRVSVGLPSNVEQADFVSSGVFGLIDAIEKFDPERSIKFETYAITRIRGAMIDELRALDWIPRSVRQKARAIERAYATLEASLRRTPSEPEVAAEMEISLEELHAVFGQLSLANVVALEELLHSGPEGGDRLSLMDTLEDTAADDPVEVAEDRELRRLLARAVNTLPEREKTVVTLYYYEGLTLAEIGEVLGVTESRVSQIHTKSVLQLRAKLADLRG
- the dprA gene encoding DNA-processing protein DprA, with the protein product MSGPDARDRLARAALARITEPGDERVGRWLAEVGPVRAWESLRDGGQPPARTGAERWAGMRLRAAHTRPAADLERIAALGGRFLCPGDREWPSQLDDLGPGRPIGLWVRGPCSLRFVALRSVALVGSRACTDYGAYVAADLATALAERGWTVVSGAAHGVDGAAHRGALAVGGSTVAVLACGVDVGYPAAHRELIGRIARSGLLVAELAPGAQPTRGRFVQRNRVIAALTRGTVVVEAAGRSGSLITARHARRLGRHLMAVPGPVTSGLSAGAHRLIRGEATLVRDAADIVELVGDMGELASEDTGPAVPRDLLAPPTGLVLDALPATRPATVEQVAASACTSPGAAEARLKELHSLGFVERVADRWQLCRGGPRHADGPAIRAGAGP
- a CDS encoding YifB family Mg chelatase-like AAA ATPase; the encoded protein is MACARTCAVALTGVEGVVVEVQADLEPGVAAFSLVGLADKSLSESRDRVRAAITNSGSPWPQKKLTVGLSPAAVPKCGSGFDLAVACSVLAAAEQIDPGAIADVMMIGELALDGRVRTVRGVLPAVLAAAGAGCRQVVVPEQAAGEAALVPDVAVLGVRSLRQLIAVLRGEPVPEEPPPDGRGAGPAGAGAGPREPLGLVLGGVPAGPAPDLADVSGQRTPRRALEVAAAGRHHLLLQGAPGAGKTMLAERLPGLLPPLSRRESLEVTAVHSVGGLLPPGRALIDRAPYCAPHHSTSMAALVGGGSGVPRPGAVSLAHHGVLFLDEAAEMSGRVLDALRQPLESGYVVVARAAGAVRMPARVLLVLATNPCPCGRHGSAGEPCLCPPSAVTRYRARLSGPLLDRVDLRVRVEPVSRAELTARVPGESTAVVAERVRAARERAGARYADTGWRANGEVPGHELRTRWAPGPGALARAERDLERGLLTARGLDRVLRVAWTVADLAGRGRPTAEDVDAALELRTGVRRGAGVAGSLP
- a CDS encoding YraN family protein translates to MNRRGALGRFGEDVAVRRLRDTGMTVLDRNWRCRAGEIDIVAQDRTADGGAAVVICEVKTRRGGGFQHPMAALTPAKADRLRRLAHWWLSERWLTVFEQPPPGGLRIDLIGVLLPPRGAPVVEHARGVA